The stretch of DNA GCACTGTGTGCATAGAGTGCTCAAAATTCAGTTAATGGTCTATTGGTCAAAGAATTGGCCTGGGGCCAGTCCTTGTCCAGGTTATTATATCCCCTAAAATACCCTCTGAATTGGTAGATGGGTAAACAAAACGCTTATTATAGTTAGTGTGTACACATCCTCAGGTACATGCATAGGCATCTACGTCGACAGTACAATTGTTAAACTATTTAGCACCACATGGTGCATTAAAGTACTCCAACTAGGAGTAGGATAAGCTGATGGGTGTCCTTGCTCTATTTGTAGATTATGACAGCACTGGTCCATGACGATGGTGTGGCCCCAAGAGGTTTAGCAAGAGTGATCATGGTGATCACATCAACGTCGAAAGATATGGAATTTTTGTTCTACGGGACAACAGGTTTTGTCATAACTCATGTTTTAAGGGTGCATGCCAATATATTGTCGTAGGTTCCGTGTAAGTGTTAAGTTCCATGTCACAACAAGTGTGACGCTCATCACATTTTTTTTTGCTGAATACTAATGCAAAAGTAGGCAAAAACTTGAGCTAGATGGGTCCTTCTATAAAGAATGTTTGGCGCCAACACTAAAATTTGATAACGAACCAACACTTGCCATGATTGATCAAATTTCACTGCTTATTAGGGTGTGGAAGCAGCAGCCACAAACCAAATTGGCCCTAACACATGATGTAAAAATTGATGAAACTGTGCTAATTGAAAACCATGATTTATATTCCATTGCATATATCTTGCTTTTTATGACTCATCAGCAATATATGTGTGTTTCTACATGTGTGTGTACACGTATTAACAGATGTGTTGATCTTTCATCTTCTCCCTTCACGTACACATAATCACATCACATTTTTAGTGCATACATACTTACATAAAGTAATAAGCAATGGTGTGTTCCCAGCACAAGCAGACACATATCAATTTGGCAATTGGATTAACAAGTTGTTCCAGTCCAACCAAAACTGTGCGCATTTGGTGGCTATCAACACTAAGTGGTGTTTGGTGGTGCATACAATATGCAATTAGAAGATGTAAGAATTCTATTCAAAGGTTAAAACAGCATCCAAGTTCATTAATACACATCAAGAGTGGCTCTTGTGCAAAACATCCAAAGTAACTAAGCGGGTTCCAACGATACTGGTAGATATACAAACAAAGCCTATTCACATTTATATTTTACCAGTGGATTCTCTTGCATTATTGGTTGCATATAAATTGCTAAGTAGTATGTCTTACATTTGGTTGTAGCTAGTACACTTGTTGTTAAGTATGGAACCGCATAAATTTTATGGTATTATGCACGTGGAGAGCACAAGCATGTGGTATTAATTATTGTAGTTGTCGATCAGACCATCCTCCTTGCAACATAAAGCTATGGTTAAATAGTATAGAACTGTATACATTTATGGGATATATCTTCTGGTCTTGCAGAAACACGTTAAAAAGGGTACAGAATATGGAGTATTTTCTCTCCTCTTCATGATTAGAGAACAACATTATCCACATACATATCCATCGTACAAATTTAAGTGTCATAGCGGATAGCCTCTATGATCAGACTAAGCACTGTTATTGTTACAATATATGTGTTATTGTACTCGCCTTGATTGTGTATGTTCATATCCTGCCTTTGATTTCTCTATCTATGATATGAGAGAATCTTTTTGTATTGTGTTTCAGTGATGCTAATGCACCTCTATTTACACTAGATAAAGGGATGCATTGAACCATCATGTTCTCTCATGAAGTAACACATACTTCCATGAATTGTCATGTCTTCTCTATGTTTCCTTTCCCTAATAGGTGTCCTTTCACGAACAGACAACCTTACACAAAAAGACAACCTTTCATGAATAGATGTCAATTCCTTCATACATATACACATGCATTGTAGTTTCTAAAGTATAAAAGATGGTATTTAAACCCGATAATTCCAAATATTTTAATCTAGCAACCATCACATTAGGACTTCAATTATTGGAATAATATATAAACTAGAAGAGCCACATTAATTAATAATAAAATTAAAGTACTAATTTTAGTTGCAATTCAGTTGATCCAGCAAGCACCTAATATGACCTTAGAATCGATCCATTTCCCAGATGTCTGAATCCAGTGGCACATCTGCGATTTTCTCGAGCAACCCCTGCATATCTTCTGTCCATTGTAGTGTAGCATGCTCATTCTCTAGTATTTTGTGAGATCCAGTATGCGGAGACACTATTTCCTGTGATCCAATAATACTATCCGAACTCATTGCACTTTGGGGAGTACTCGTCTCAATGACATGGGGTGGAGCAGGACCAGTGTTGGCCTTGCAAGTGTGGTGGCCGTAGTAGACAACTGTGTACATCCCAGGTTCAGTGGTATTGTGTTCCTGTTGCTGCACGGTCTTGGTTGCCATGCAATTCTGCTCATGCTTGTATGTGCACCTATAGTAACTCCTGTTTTGTAGTGCTAACTATTAGATACCGATATGAAAGCTGGTAAACTTCGTAAGTTTGCAGTTACTTAACATATATAGGCAAATATGTACCTTTGGTGCATTGAGTTTTTAATGTTCTTCTGCCCATATTTCCTCCATTGGTGGCCATCATAGTGCGGAACAGGCGTCCTATATGATGTTGAGTCACCATACCTACCGCTTGAACATTTTTCCCATAAACATTATTAAGCATACATAAATACTAGATTCAACGAAGTGTTCATTAAATTGATCAAAAAAAACTTGAGAAGAAAACAGACAGGGCATTCAACAAGACCCTTTATATATGTGTGTCTGAAATATATTATCTCTCTTTCATTTTATACTGTTGGAACAAAGAAGATTCATGTTAGGATGCTACTTTACAATAATGAACATCTGTTTGCTGTCGATACAATGTGACAAAGTTGAGGCCTTGGCTAGCTTCTTTTGCCATCCATACAAGAAATTAAATATTCCACAAGGACAAGAGGGGAAATAAATTCTTCTGATGAACAATATAGCTAGTTGCCTGACACTTTAGGAAAAGCTTGTCCTTTCTAGGTAAGGTATCCTATGGCATATTAACTAATATTCAAGCATATGATTGAAGGCCAACATGGTGAATCAAGTATCAGTGTATACTTGCAAACGAATGGTAATTCGCATACCTGTTTATCCTAGATTTCTTCTTTGCACAAACCTTCTTGCAATCAGAAATATTCACTGCTGATCCCCTTCTGTCTATATCGATCAATTGCGCACTGTGGTGAGTCTGCAGCTCTGATATCGCATGACTAGTGCAATCTTGAAGGCTTCCAAACAGCTGGGAGACAAGCTCCGACCGTAGGTCGGCCATCATTTCACATGCTGGCAGAACGATGGCCCGTAGCTGGGCAACAAGTGATTGCACCTTGACAATCTCATTGATGGCCGGCTGGTGGTCACAGGCAAAACGTTTGAACTCATCAGCACAAGTTGATGAAGATTGGGGAAGATACCTGGTATGAAGCTTCATGCCTCTACCGCTGGCAGCCTATTGCTGCACCTGCTTGATGGCTCAATTCTGTGAGAATTGTTATCTAGGCAGATGGATTATTATTAATTGTTAGGGGATGAGTAACTGAGTAGGATCGACTTAGTttgcgtgtgtgtgtgtatatataggGGCTGCGAGAATGCATGGACCCTACCAACTTGCATGAAATTAGCAATCCTACATCAGTTAGGAAGTAAGTTCAAGGTGAGggttcagagttcagacttcTCCATCTGTTACTTACACGAGCTAGGTGTGCGCGATGGGTGTGTGAATTGGTAGTTCAATGTCGAGAAATCACTGTGCCATGAGGCTTCAAACCAGTTGATGTCATTAGTGCAGTGACTAAGATGCACATATATATTGATTTCACCGAGAATTATATTGGTTTAGAAACACAATAGAGGTGGATACCCTCATTGCACTGCTTTATGTTCATACGAGAGGTTGCTGATAGAAGTGGACAAAAAACTGGGTGGTGGATTATCTATAGCGAAAGTTCACACTTG from Panicum hallii strain FIL2 chromosome 3, PHallii_v3.1, whole genome shotgun sequence encodes:
- the LOC112884502 gene encoding probable WRKY transcription factor 63, with translation MKLHTRYLPQSSSTCADEFKRFACDHQPAINEIVKVQSLVAQLRAIVLPACEMMADLRSELVSQLFGSLQDCTSHAISELQTHHSAQLIDIDRRGSAVNISDCKKVCAKKKSRINSGRYGDSTSYRTPVPHYDGHQWRKYGQKNIKNSMHQRSYYRCTYKHEQNCMATKTVQQQEHNTTEPGMYTVVYYGHHTCKANTGPAPPHVIETSTPQSAMSSDSIIGSQEIVSPHTGSHKILENEHATLQWTEDMQGLLEKIADVPLDSDIWEMDRF